In Serratia marcescens subsp. marcescens ATCC 13880, a single genomic region encodes these proteins:
- a CDS encoding HlyD family secretion protein, with product MKKKTLFTLLLMLAAIALAILFRAHNQDLLLQGEVDAPEVIVASKAKGRVVERLIERGDDVKSGQLIIQLDSPELMAQLRSAQATRDEAKAQLELSLHGTREESIRNLRANLAQAEAQYRNAQNDYNRNLSVAGKGYISKSELDASRRSRDTAFQQVQAAKANLDEGINGDRVEQRQQYAAALRAAEENLLQIQAQSDDLQVKAPVDGEVGPIPAEVGELLNAGSPLVTLIRVPDAYFVFNLREDILAHVRKGDKVKLRVPALKDKMIDTEVRYIAPLGDYATKRATRATGDFDLKTFEVRLYPSQPVDGLRPGMSTLWQWKE from the coding sequence ATGAAAAAAAAGACGCTGTTTACCCTGTTGCTGATGTTGGCGGCGATCGCATTGGCGATCCTGTTCCGCGCGCACAATCAGGATCTGTTACTGCAGGGTGAAGTGGATGCCCCCGAAGTGATCGTCGCATCCAAGGCGAAAGGCCGAGTCGTTGAACGCCTGATCGAACGCGGCGACGACGTGAAAAGCGGCCAACTGATCATCCAACTCGACAGCCCCGAACTGATGGCGCAGCTGCGTTCCGCGCAGGCGACGCGCGACGAGGCCAAAGCGCAGCTCGAGCTGTCGCTGCACGGCACCCGTGAAGAGAGCATCCGCAACCTGCGCGCCAACCTGGCGCAGGCCGAGGCGCAGTACCGCAATGCGCAAAACGACTACAACCGTAACCTGAGCGTGGCCGGCAAGGGCTATATCTCGAAGTCCGAGCTGGACGCTTCGCGCCGGTCGCGCGACACCGCCTTCCAGCAGGTGCAGGCCGCCAAGGCCAACCTGGATGAAGGCATCAACGGCGACCGCGTCGAGCAGCGGCAGCAATATGCGGCGGCGCTGCGGGCGGCGGAAGAGAACCTGCTGCAGATCCAGGCGCAGAGCGACGATCTGCAGGTGAAAGCGCCGGTGGACGGTGAAGTGGGGCCGATCCCGGCCGAAGTGGGCGAATTGCTGAACGCCGGCAGCCCGCTGGTGACGTTGATCCGGGTGCCGGACGCCTACTTCGTGTTTAACCTGCGTGAAGACATCCTGGCCCACGTGCGCAAAGGCGACAAGGTCAAGCTGCGGGTGCCGGCGCTGAAGGACAAAATGATCGACACCGAGGTGCGCTACATCGCGCCGCTGGGGGATTACGCCACCAAACGCGCCACCCGCGCCACCGGCGACTTCGACCTGAAAACCTTCGAAGTGCGCCTGTATCCGTCACAGCCGGTGGACGGCCTGCGTCCGGGGATGAGCACCTTATGGCAATGGAAAGAGTAA
- a CDS encoding ABC transporter permease yields the protein MAMERVRAGWRCFSHAFDKECRVAFRSPVVHWLSWIFPLILFALISSNFSEGTLLDLPVSVVDSDHSPLSKSLTRRLDAGSHAHVEAYSGGLPESLSRLRSAQDYALLYIPPDLEANALSGKQPSVVMYYNALFYGAGLYSTQDFGGLMNEINASTRSIIATEMGKTLPPLADVTLSYGSLFNASGSYIYYQQFAATIHLLQLFAVTCMIYVLARSKSLLQAKPFSLALLGKLAPYTLCFTTLLMVEIAALVGIFDARVSGNPLFMLMIGLFYVMAAQSIGLLLYTFTGSTITAYSLIGILVSIAMTFSGMAVPELSMPLPARIISNIEPLTHALYAMFDVFLRQVHASAIFSVCALLAVYPLVAALLVRNRLPARLAKEGNAG from the coding sequence ATGGCAATGGAAAGAGTAAGGGCCGGCTGGCGCTGCTTCAGTCACGCGTTCGACAAAGAGTGTCGCGTCGCCTTTCGCAGCCCGGTGGTGCACTGGCTGAGCTGGATCTTTCCGCTGATCCTGTTTGCGCTGATCAGCAGCAACTTCTCCGAAGGCACGCTGCTCGATCTGCCGGTCTCGGTGGTGGACAGCGATCACAGCCCGCTGTCCAAATCGCTGACGCGCCGGCTGGACGCCGGTTCGCACGCCCACGTCGAGGCTTACAGCGGCGGGCTGCCGGAGTCACTGAGCCGCCTGCGCAGCGCGCAGGATTACGCGCTGCTGTATATCCCGCCGGATCTTGAGGCCAACGCGCTATCGGGCAAACAGCCGAGCGTGGTGATGTACTACAATGCGTTGTTCTACGGCGCCGGGCTGTACTCCACTCAGGACTTCGGCGGCCTGATGAACGAAATCAACGCCAGCACCCGCAGCATCATCGCCACCGAGATGGGTAAAACCCTGCCGCCGTTGGCGGACGTGACGCTCTCCTACGGCAGCCTGTTCAACGCCAGCGGCAGCTATATCTATTACCAGCAGTTCGCCGCCACCATCCACCTGCTGCAGCTGTTCGCGGTGACCTGCATGATCTATGTGCTGGCGCGCAGCAAGTCGCTGCTGCAGGCCAAGCCGTTCAGCCTGGCGCTGCTCGGCAAGCTGGCGCCGTACACGCTGTGTTTCACCACCCTGCTGATGGTCGAGATCGCGGCGCTGGTAGGCATCTTTGACGCCCGCGTCAGCGGCAACCCGCTGTTTATGCTGATGATTGGCCTGTTCTACGTGATGGCGGCGCAGAGTATCGGCCTGCTGCTGTACACCTTTACCGGCAGCACCATCACCGCCTACAGCCTGATCGGTATTTTGGTCAGTATCGCGATGACCTTCTCCGGAATGGCGGTGCCTGAGCTGTCGATGCCGCTGCCGGCGCGCATCATTTCCAACATCGAACCGCTGACCCACGCGCTGTACGCGATGTTCGACGTGTTCCTGCGGCAGGTGCACGCCAGCGCCATCTTCAGCGTGTGCGCGCTGCTGGCGGTCTATCCGCTGGTGGCCGCGCTGCTGGTGCGCAATCGCCTGCCGGCGCGGCTGGCAAAAGAGGGGAACGCCGGATGA